One genomic segment of Actinoplanes ianthinogenes includes these proteins:
- a CDS encoding YlbL family protein, which produces MKRRGLLIAAGALITALLGVVVAVLPLPYVMLEPGPTVDTLGSKDGHQVITVTGADVSSSAGQLRLTTVSVESTISLGEAWHAWFDSEVALVPRDVVFSSGKSEEQVNQQNTEAFQESESTAVTVAMDQLGNPPGVNVTVDVDGIGGPSAGLMISLGIIDKLTPADLTGGRIVAGTGTVDEKGEVGPIGGIPQKLHGAKEAGATWFLVPAGNCAEAKRNAVPGLPMARVATVDDALTALRAIASGGTPAAC; this is translated from the coding sequence ATGAAACGTCGTGGCCTCCTGATCGCCGCCGGCGCGCTGATCACCGCTCTGCTCGGGGTCGTCGTCGCCGTGCTGCCGCTGCCCTACGTCATGCTCGAACCGGGTCCGACCGTGGACACCCTGGGCAGCAAGGACGGGCACCAGGTGATCACCGTGACCGGCGCCGACGTCTCCAGCTCGGCCGGGCAGCTGCGGCTCACCACGGTCTCGGTGGAGAGCACCATCAGCCTCGGTGAGGCGTGGCACGCCTGGTTCGACTCCGAGGTCGCCCTCGTGCCGCGCGACGTGGTCTTCTCCTCCGGCAAGAGCGAGGAGCAGGTCAACCAGCAGAACACGGAGGCGTTCCAGGAGTCCGAGTCGACCGCGGTCACCGTCGCGATGGACCAGCTCGGCAACCCGCCGGGGGTGAACGTCACGGTCGACGTCGACGGGATCGGCGGCCCGAGCGCCGGCCTGATGATCAGCCTCGGCATCATCGACAAGCTGACCCCGGCCGACCTCACCGGCGGCAGGATCGTGGCCGGCACCGGCACGGTCGACGAGAAGGGCGAGGTCGGCCCGATCGGCGGCATCCCGCAGAAACTGCACGGGGCGAAAGAAGCCGGTGCCACCTGGTTCCTGGTCCCGGCCGGCAACTGCGCCGAGGCCAAGCGCAACGCGGTGCCCGGCCTGCCGATGGCCAGGGTCGCCACCGTCGACGACGCGCTGACCGCGCTGCGCGCGATCGCCTCCGGCGGCACCCCGGCCGCCTGCTAA
- a CDS encoding protease inhibitor I42 family protein: MLWGGRRVAGLVLAVLVVVAGAGWGLYAWRRHATYGTMADQQELKVTLATGDRLTLVVPDRGASIGDHWTAQLPDSGVLRAVDERFTYSSVHDRLFGPALGGGSGTRYFIFEASTPGEVTVTLTNCFRGCKFPADKAESTATTWLVTVD, from the coding sequence GTGCTGTGGGGTGGACGGCGGGTTGCCGGGTTGGTGCTGGCGGTTCTGGTCGTGGTGGCCGGTGCGGGGTGGGGGCTCTATGCCTGGCGCCGGCACGCCACCTACGGGACCATGGCCGACCAGCAGGAGCTGAAGGTGACCCTGGCGACCGGGGACCGGCTGACGCTGGTGGTGCCGGATCGCGGGGCGTCGATCGGGGACCACTGGACGGCGCAGTTGCCGGACTCCGGGGTGCTGCGGGCGGTGGACGAGCGGTTCACCTACAGCAGCGTGCACGACCGGCTGTTCGGCCCGGCGCTCGGCGGCGGCAGCGGCACCCGGTACTTCATCTTCGAGGCGTCCACGCCCGGCGAGGTGACGGTCACGCTGACCAACTGCTTCCGTGGCTGCAAGTTCCCCGCCGACAAGGCCGAGTCGACCGCCACGACCTGGCTGGTCACCGTCGATTAG
- a CDS encoding TetR/AcrR family transcriptional regulator yields MTPNPTRRREASRRAVLTAAFDLVQEVGYAKLTIEGIAARAGVGKQTIYRWWPSKGVVLFDAFLMLSESGDGGPVVLPDTGDLRADLILVLRATVEELNDPRYDQPMRALATEITHDAELAAAYREHLDEPMREAKRERLRSAQRAGQLAPGLDLDIAVDLIWGPVLNRWLQRTGPLTADYAERVVTAALDGLRPRS; encoded by the coding sequence GTGACCCCCAACCCGACCCGCCGGCGTGAGGCCTCACGCCGGGCCGTCCTCACCGCCGCCTTCGACCTGGTCCAGGAGGTCGGTTACGCGAAACTCACCATCGAGGGCATCGCCGCGCGCGCCGGCGTCGGCAAACAGACCATCTATCGCTGGTGGCCGTCCAAGGGCGTCGTGCTGTTCGACGCTTTCCTGATGCTCAGCGAGAGCGGTGACGGCGGCCCGGTGGTGCTGCCCGACACCGGCGACCTGCGGGCCGACCTGATCCTGGTGCTGCGCGCCACCGTCGAGGAACTCAACGATCCCCGGTACGACCAGCCGATGCGCGCGCTGGCCACCGAGATCACCCACGACGCCGAGCTGGCGGCGGCGTACCGGGAGCACCTCGACGAGCCGATGCGCGAGGCCAAGCGGGAGCGGCTGCGCAGCGCCCAGCGGGCCGGCCAGCTCGCGCCCGGCCTCGACCTGGACATCGCCGTGGACCTCATCTGGGGTCCGGTGCTCAACCGCTGGTTGCAGCGCACCGGGCCGCTCACCGCCGATTACGCCGAGCGGGTCGTCACCGCCGCCCTGGACGGGCTGCGCCCCCGGTCCTAA
- a CDS encoding SDR family oxidoreductase — MSRTWFITGASRGLGRAFTRAALDRGDRVVAASRSITRADFDERHGDRLLALPLDVTDRDAVFAAVATAIERFGPLDIVVNNAGTLSMGMIEEFTEAQARAQLEVNLFGALWVTQAALPHLRAQRSGHLVQVSSIAALGGFPSTGMYSASKFALEGMSEALAMEAAAFDVKVSIVQPGGYWTDLYTSMATTTPSDAYRPLREQLEAQWADGSVDSEPELAAQALLALVDSERPPLRLLLGSMVYDLAFDISRRRMEEWASWEQVSRAAEKASRTAPSR, encoded by the coding sequence ATGTCTCGCACCTGGTTCATCACCGGCGCCAGCCGTGGCCTCGGCCGCGCGTTCACCCGGGCCGCCCTCGACCGCGGAGACCGGGTCGTCGCCGCGTCCCGCAGCATCACCCGCGCCGACTTCGACGAACGCCACGGCGACCGCCTGCTCGCCCTGCCGCTCGACGTGACCGACCGCGACGCCGTGTTCGCCGCGGTGGCCACCGCGATCGAGCGCTTCGGGCCGCTGGACATCGTCGTCAACAACGCCGGCACCCTGTCCATGGGCATGATCGAGGAGTTCACCGAGGCGCAGGCCCGCGCCCAGTTGGAGGTCAACCTCTTCGGCGCGCTGTGGGTCACCCAGGCCGCGCTGCCGCACCTGCGGGCCCAGCGTTCCGGGCACCTGGTGCAGGTCTCCAGCATCGCCGCGCTCGGCGGCTTCCCCAGCACCGGCATGTACAGCGCGAGCAAGTTCGCCCTGGAGGGGATGAGCGAGGCGCTGGCCATGGAGGCGGCGGCCTTCGACGTCAAGGTCAGCATCGTGCAGCCCGGTGGGTACTGGACCGACCTCTACACCAGCATGGCCACCACCACGCCGAGCGACGCCTACCGGCCGCTGCGCGAGCAGCTGGAGGCGCAGTGGGCGGACGGCTCGGTGGACAGTGAGCCGGAGCTGGCCGCACAGGCCCTGCTCGCCCTGGTCGACAGCGAGCGGCCACCGTTGCGGCTGCTGCTCGGCAGCATGGTCTACGACCTGGCCTTCGACATCTCCCGCCGCCGGATGGAGGAGTGGGCGAGCTGGGAGCAGGTCAGCCGGGCCGCCGAGAAGGCGTCCCGGACCGCGCCATCGCGGTGA
- a CDS encoding tetratricopeptide repeat protein, which translates to MTGFVARSGDARADRGGVANTGIIVGDVRAEYHEHHHHPPVAVTWPVQVGRPPAVASAFQPRPRVRERIDGDRHAWVLAGGGGVGKSQLAAWLVHRALDERTADLVAWVSANSPERIVSGYARAALRVAAPGADGADPAADAAAFCEWLHSTDRSWLIVLDDVTDPDHLAGWWPPQRPKGRTMATTRRQDAALTGAGRQRIDVGVYSPAESVAYLTERLTEAGCPDLLDAKVHDLAGALGHLPLALSHAAAYLIDQAVTCTEYLTLVRTAARVAEVMPAGSDPDGYGRPVAVTLLLALDAADEAAPAGLARPALALAAVLDPDGHPDHLWKTTAVTTFLSCTADRARAALRLLHRYGLLTHTPADGPRAVRIHALTARAAREAGTIDPAAAAHAAADALLELWPESDHTTTDLVDALRTNTLALISDLLWQPAGHPLLFQAGASLLRSRLHSPAITYWQRLVDDAVRLLGDEHPDTITARAGLASAWWQAGRAADAIGLLERVVDDRERLLGDEHPDTMTARIGLAAGYRRAGRTADAIVLDERAVTDTSRLLGERHRDTIDARAGLASSYGDAGRTAEAIAILEKVIEDRAHLLGDQHPDTINARIALAACYRQAGRTAEAVAIDEKAVDDTARLLGNDHPDTISARAGLASSYGDAGRTAEAIAILEKVIEDRVHLLGDQHPDTINARIALAACYRQAGRTAEAVAIDEKAVDDTARLLGNDHPDTISARAGLASSYWQAGRTADAIGLLERVVDDRVRLLGDWHPETVNARIGLAACYREAGRTAEAISVLERAVDEEHPNAVAGEALRDWRAPDAP; encoded by the coding sequence GTGACCGGATTCGTCGCCCGGTCCGGTGACGCCCGGGCCGACCGGGGCGGTGTCGCCAACACCGGCATCATCGTCGGCGACGTCCGGGCGGAGTATCACGAGCACCATCACCATCCGCCGGTGGCGGTGACCTGGCCGGTCCAGGTGGGACGGCCGCCGGCGGTGGCCTCGGCCTTCCAGCCCCGGCCACGGGTCCGCGAGCGGATCGACGGTGACCGGCACGCGTGGGTGCTGGCGGGTGGTGGCGGGGTCGGCAAGTCGCAACTGGCAGCCTGGCTGGTGCACCGGGCACTGGACGAGCGGACCGCGGATCTGGTGGCCTGGGTGAGCGCGAACAGTCCCGAGCGGATCGTCAGCGGGTACGCGCGAGCGGCGCTGCGGGTGGCCGCGCCGGGGGCCGACGGCGCCGATCCCGCGGCCGACGCCGCCGCGTTCTGCGAGTGGCTGCACAGCACCGACCGGTCCTGGCTGATCGTGCTCGACGACGTCACCGACCCGGACCACCTGGCCGGATGGTGGCCCCCGCAGCGACCGAAGGGACGGACGATGGCGACGACCCGGCGGCAGGACGCCGCCCTGACCGGTGCCGGACGGCAGCGCATCGACGTCGGCGTGTACTCCCCGGCCGAGTCGGTGGCCTACCTCACCGAGCGGCTCACCGAGGCCGGATGCCCCGACCTGCTCGACGCGAAGGTGCACGACCTGGCCGGCGCGCTGGGACATCTCCCGCTGGCGCTGTCGCACGCCGCCGCCTACCTGATCGATCAGGCGGTGACCTGCACGGAGTATCTGACCCTTGTGCGTACGGCCGCGCGGGTGGCCGAGGTGATGCCGGCCGGCAGCGACCCCGACGGATACGGCCGGCCGGTCGCGGTGACCCTGCTGCTCGCCCTGGACGCCGCCGACGAAGCCGCCCCTGCGGGACTGGCCCGGCCCGCTCTGGCGCTGGCCGCGGTGCTCGACCCGGACGGCCATCCCGACCACCTGTGGAAGACCACCGCGGTCACTACTTTCCTGTCCTGCACCGCCGATCGGGCGCGGGCGGCGTTGCGGCTGCTGCACCGCTACGGCCTGCTGACCCACACCCCCGCCGACGGGCCACGCGCGGTACGGATCCACGCGTTGACCGCTCGTGCCGCCCGGGAGGCCGGGACGATCGACCCGGCCGCGGCCGCCCACGCCGCCGCCGACGCGCTGCTGGAGCTGTGGCCGGAGTCCGACCACACCACCACCGATCTGGTCGACGCGTTGCGGACCAACACCCTCGCCCTGATCAGCGACCTGTTGTGGCAGCCGGCCGGGCATCCGCTGCTGTTCCAGGCGGGCGCCAGCCTGCTGCGGTCCCGGCTGCACTCCCCCGCCATCACCTATTGGCAGCGCCTCGTCGACGACGCGGTGCGACTGCTGGGCGACGAGCATCCGGACACGATCACCGCCCGCGCCGGTCTGGCCTCCGCCTGGTGGCAGGCGGGGCGGGCCGCCGACGCGATCGGCCTCCTGGAGCGGGTGGTCGACGACCGGGAGCGGCTGCTCGGTGACGAGCATCCGGACACGATGACGGCACGGATCGGCCTGGCCGCCGGGTATCGGCGGGCGGGCCGCACGGCGGACGCGATCGTCCTCGACGAGCGGGCGGTGACCGACACCTCGCGGCTGCTCGGCGAGAGGCACCGGGACACGATCGACGCTCGCGCCGGCCTCGCGTCGTCCTACGGGGACGCCGGGCGGACCGCCGAGGCGATCGCCATCCTGGAGAAGGTCATCGAGGATCGGGCACACCTGCTCGGCGACCAGCACCCCGACACCATCAACGCCCGCATCGCGCTCGCCGCCTGCTACCGGCAGGCAGGACGGACCGCCGAAGCCGTCGCGATCGACGAGAAAGCCGTCGACGACACGGCACGACTGCTCGGCAACGACCACCCGGACACGATCAGCGCCCGCGCCGGCCTCGCGTCGTCCTACGGGGACGCCGGGCGTACCGCCGAGGCGATCGCCATCCTGGAGAAGGTCATCGAGGATCGGGTACACCTGCTCGGCGACCAGCACCCCGACACCATCAACGCCCGCATCGCACTCGCCGCCTGCTACCGGCAGGCAGGACGGACCGCCGAAGCCGTCGCGATCGACGAGAAAGCCGTCGACGACACGGCACGACTGCTCGGCAACGACCACCCGGACACGATCAGCGCCCGCGCCGGCCTCGCCTCGTCCTACTGGCAGGCGGGGCGGACCGCCGACGCGATCGGCCTCCTGGAGCGGGTGGTCGACGACCGGGTACGCCTGCTCGGCGACTGGCACCCGGAGACGGTCAACGCCCGCATCGGCCTGGCCGCCTGCTATCGGGAGGCGGGCCGCACCGCCGAGGCGATCAGCGTGCTGGAGCGAGCGGTCGACGAGGAGCACCCCAACGCGGTGGCAGGCGAGGCCTTGCGGGATTGGCGAGCGCCAGACGCCCCGTAG
- a CDS encoding ABC transporter permease, with product MRAMQRRRVHTVVIALVVLVAVSASVLGGTLLVASNAPFDRAFEQQNGAHLTVQFDASKTTAAQLAASAHATGVSAAAGPFPTASITPIDDHDQPLPGMTVVGRSRPTGGVDDVRLVRGRWATKPGEIVLSSDGRTEHMRSRSIGAVWRNPDLTVVGLARSVSETADGWVVPEQIVPAGYQMLYRLTRADNAEQVDAVLAGIGTEALTASKSWLVTRQRAASDAALFVPFLIAFGLLGLIMAVLIVGNVIAGAVSSGTRRIGILKALGFTPSQVVRAYLSQALIPATIGAALGAVAGNLLAVPVLAKTNDLYGTNDSGVEPWVTIAVLAGVLALVTVTAWIAASRAGRLRTVDALAVGRTPSPGRGRWAARLTARLPLPRPVTLGLAQPFARPVRSATIVIAIAFGAAAVTFSVGLASSLTEIQAADSHGDVQVNLARMSMGPPPGGGGGKRQVSAPPGGEKATPADPAAVLSAITHQAGTAGYCAVTAGDVTVAGLGGTLESQETSGTTCADGYRMISGDWYRGPGEIVVATPFLTATHTRIGDTVQLTRDGKQTSATIVGEVFNTENDGLQILTGAGADTEPDLFTVSVQPGTDVAAYAQSLDTALSPLRAQAMVNEHGTADEVLIINALTALLTVMLTAVAALGVLNTVVLETRERVHDLGIHKALGMAPRQTVTMVIASVTVLGLAGGALGAPAGVLLQRTIVTKMGDTAGFHLPDAVLNIYVPGELLLFALGGLVIAVVGAMLPAGWAARTRTATALRTE from the coding sequence ATGAGGGCGATGCAGCGCCGCCGGGTGCACACGGTGGTGATCGCCCTGGTCGTGCTGGTCGCGGTGTCCGCCTCGGTGCTCGGCGGGACGCTGCTGGTCGCCTCGAACGCGCCGTTCGACCGGGCGTTCGAGCAGCAGAACGGCGCCCACCTGACCGTGCAGTTCGACGCGAGCAAGACGACGGCGGCGCAACTGGCCGCGTCCGCGCACGCCACGGGGGTGTCCGCGGCCGCCGGCCCGTTCCCGACCGCGTCGATCACCCCGATCGACGACCACGACCAGCCGTTGCCGGGGATGACGGTGGTCGGCCGGAGTCGGCCGACCGGCGGGGTCGACGACGTCCGGCTGGTCCGGGGCCGGTGGGCGACCAAGCCCGGCGAGATCGTGCTGTCCAGCGACGGCCGGACCGAACACATGCGCTCCCGGTCGATCGGCGCCGTGTGGCGGAACCCGGACCTGACCGTGGTGGGCCTGGCGCGATCGGTCAGCGAGACCGCCGACGGCTGGGTCGTCCCGGAACAGATCGTCCCGGCCGGCTATCAGATGCTGTATCGCCTGACCAGGGCCGACAACGCCGAGCAGGTCGACGCGGTCCTGGCCGGGATCGGGACGGAGGCGCTCACGGCGTCCAAGTCCTGGCTGGTCACCCGGCAGCGCGCCGCCAGTGACGCCGCGCTGTTCGTGCCGTTCCTGATCGCGTTCGGCCTGCTCGGTCTGATCATGGCGGTGCTGATCGTCGGCAACGTGATCGCCGGGGCGGTCAGCTCCGGCACCCGCCGGATCGGCATCCTCAAGGCGCTCGGCTTCACCCCGAGCCAGGTGGTGCGCGCCTATCTGAGCCAGGCGTTGATCCCGGCGACGATCGGGGCCGCGCTGGGCGCGGTCGCCGGCAACCTGCTGGCCGTCCCGGTGCTTGCCAAGACCAACGACCTTTACGGTACGAACGACAGCGGCGTCGAGCCGTGGGTGACCATCGCCGTCCTGGCCGGGGTACTCGCCCTGGTGACGGTCACCGCCTGGATCGCCGCGTCGCGGGCCGGCCGATTGCGTACCGTCGACGCCCTCGCCGTCGGCCGCACCCCGTCCCCCGGCCGCGGCCGGTGGGCGGCCCGGCTGACCGCCCGGCTCCCGCTCCCCCGTCCGGTGACGCTCGGCCTGGCACAGCCGTTCGCCCGCCCGGTCCGGTCGGCGACGATCGTCATCGCGATCGCGTTCGGGGCGGCCGCCGTCACCTTCTCGGTCGGCCTGGCCTCCTCGCTGACCGAGATCCAGGCCGCGGACAGTCACGGTGACGTCCAGGTGAACCTGGCCCGGATGAGCATGGGTCCGCCGCCCGGTGGTGGCGGCGGGAAGCGGCAGGTGTCCGCGCCGCCGGGCGGCGAGAAGGCGACGCCGGCCGACCCCGCGGCGGTCCTCAGCGCGATCACCCATCAGGCCGGGACCGCCGGGTACTGCGCGGTGACCGCCGGCGATGTGACCGTTGCCGGGCTCGGCGGCACCCTGGAGAGTCAGGAGACCAGTGGCACCACCTGCGCGGACGGCTATCGGATGATCTCCGGCGACTGGTACCGCGGGCCGGGCGAGATCGTCGTGGCGACCCCGTTCCTGACCGCCACGCACACCCGGATCGGGGACACCGTCCAGCTGACCCGGGACGGCAAGCAGACCTCCGCCACGATCGTCGGTGAGGTGTTCAACACCGAGAACGACGGCTTGCAGATCCTCACCGGAGCCGGGGCGGACACCGAGCCCGACCTGTTCACCGTGAGCGTCCAGCCGGGCACCGACGTGGCGGCCTACGCGCAATCGCTGGACACCGCGCTGAGCCCGCTCCGGGCGCAGGCGATGGTGAACGAGCACGGCACCGCCGACGAGGTGCTCATCATCAACGCGCTGACCGCGCTGCTCACCGTGATGCTGACCGCGGTCGCCGCCCTGGGCGTGCTCAACACGGTCGTCCTGGAGACCCGGGAACGCGTCCACGACCTGGGCATCCACAAGGCGCTCGGGATGGCGCCACGGCAGACCGTCACGATGGTCATCGCCTCGGTCACCGTCCTCGGGCTGGCCGGTGGGGCGCTCGGTGCTCCGGCCGGGGTCCTGCTGCAACGCACCATCGTGACCAAGATGGGGGATACCGCGGGCTTCCACCTGCCGGATGCGGTGCTGAACATCTATGTCCCGGGTGAGCTGCTGCTGTTCGCGTTGGGTGGCCTGGTGATCGCGGTCGTCGGGGCCATGCTGCCGGCCGGGTGGGCGGCGCGCACCCGGACGGCGACCGCCTTGCGCACCGAGTGA
- a CDS encoding ABC transporter ATP-binding protein, translating to MIELHDVSRSYGDGPPALRDANLTITAGESVAILGPSGSGKSTMLNLIAGLDRPTRGTVTVDGVRVDALGEAGSARYRRSRIGMVFQFFNLLDDMTVADNVMLPAQLSGMSRGAAQRRARELLGTLGVDRHAGAYPGRLSGGERQRVAVARALVNRPALLLADEPTGALDTASGADVLKLLKELHAEGQTILMVTHDLALAQACATRTVRIVDGLVR from the coding sequence ATGATTGAGCTGCACGACGTGAGCAGAAGTTACGGCGACGGCCCGCCCGCCCTGCGGGACGCGAACCTGACGATCACGGCCGGCGAGTCGGTGGCGATCCTCGGCCCGTCCGGCAGCGGCAAGTCGACGATGCTGAACCTGATCGCGGGGCTGGACCGGCCCACCCGCGGCACGGTCACCGTGGACGGTGTCCGGGTCGACGCGCTCGGCGAGGCCGGTTCGGCACGCTACCGGCGTTCGAGGATCGGCATGGTCTTCCAGTTCTTCAACCTGCTCGACGACATGACCGTCGCCGACAACGTGATGCTGCCGGCGCAGCTGTCCGGGATGTCGCGGGGCGCCGCCCAGCGCCGGGCCCGGGAGCTGCTCGGCACCCTCGGCGTGGACCGGCACGCCGGGGCGTACCCGGGGCGGCTGTCCGGGGGTGAGCGGCAGCGGGTCGCGGTGGCCCGGGCGCTGGTGAACCGTCCGGCGCTGCTGCTGGCCGACGAGCCGACCGGCGCGCTGGACACCGCCTCCGGCGCGGACGTGCTGAAGCTGCTCAAGGAACTGCACGCCGAGGGCCAGACGATCCTCATGGTCACCCACGACCTGGCGCTGGCGCAGGCGTGCGCGACGCGTACCGTCCGGATCGTCGACGGGCTGGTCCGATGA
- a CDS encoding sensor histidine kinase yields MLRRLLRPEGTLPLLTRRGQVFDVLIAVSLLLAAISAGDQDMRVERVPHPGPELFVPIEEHSEASVFLGLLLVVAPLVLRRRRPLTVLWIVLATMPWLVDDDAALRVSFYACVIAGYTAAVYSPYRILALASLPVAMLFYSGAEDGAPTVPPGFVPVLILGAIAVAADGLRRWRHRAAVLERDQARALRQAAEHERARIARELHDVVTHNVSVMVIQAGAARKVLDGSPEQAREALLAIESGGRAAMTELRHVMGLLTMDDAGPDADLAPQPGLDRLDALIERVCGSGVPVTLTTSGDPRPMPAGVELAAYRVVQEALTNTVKHAAGASATVLVEFGSDQLRLRITDTGGTSRPAAGGGGHGLIGLRERLAVYGGTLTTGPRLTGGYRVDAAIPLETR; encoded by the coding sequence GTGCTCCGTAGGTTGTTGCGTCCCGAAGGCACACTGCCGCTGCTCACCCGGCGCGGCCAGGTGTTCGACGTGCTCATCGCGGTGTCGCTGCTGCTCGCCGCGATCTCGGCCGGCGACCAGGACATGAGGGTCGAGCGGGTCCCGCACCCGGGGCCCGAGCTGTTCGTGCCGATCGAGGAGCACAGCGAAGCCTCGGTGTTCCTCGGTCTGCTGCTCGTGGTCGCGCCGCTGGTGCTGCGCCGCCGCCGTCCGCTGACGGTCCTGTGGATCGTGCTCGCCACCATGCCGTGGCTGGTCGACGACGACGCCGCGCTGCGGGTCTCCTTCTACGCCTGCGTGATCGCCGGCTACACCGCCGCGGTCTACAGCCCCTACCGGATCCTGGCCCTGGCCAGCCTGCCGGTCGCGATGCTCTTCTACAGCGGCGCGGAGGACGGCGCGCCGACCGTCCCGCCCGGTTTCGTCCCGGTGCTGATCCTGGGCGCGATCGCCGTCGCGGCCGACGGCCTGCGCCGCTGGAGACATCGGGCCGCCGTTCTGGAACGCGACCAGGCGCGGGCGCTCCGCCAGGCCGCTGAGCACGAGCGCGCCAGGATCGCCCGCGAGCTGCACGACGTGGTCACCCACAACGTCAGCGTGATGGTGATCCAGGCCGGCGCGGCCCGCAAGGTGCTGGACGGCTCCCCGGAGCAGGCCCGGGAGGCGCTGCTCGCGATCGAGAGTGGCGGCCGGGCCGCGATGACCGAGCTGCGCCACGTGATGGGCCTGCTCACCATGGACGACGCCGGCCCGGACGCCGACCTGGCGCCGCAGCCCGGCCTGGACCGCCTCGACGCGCTGATCGAGCGGGTGTGCGGCAGTGGCGTGCCGGTCACGCTGACCACCTCCGGCGATCCCCGCCCGATGCCCGCCGGCGTCGAGCTGGCCGCCTATCGCGTGGTCCAGGAGGCCTTGACGAACACGGTGAAACACGCCGCCGGAGCCAGCGCCACGGTCCTGGTCGAGTTCGGATCCGACCAGCTCCGGCTCCGGATCACCGACACCGGCGGCACGTCCCGCCCGGCCGCCGGCGGTGGCGGCCACGGACTGATCGGCCTGCGCGAACGCCTGGCCGTCTACGGCGGCACGCTGACCACCGGCCCGCGCCTGACCGGCGGCTACCGGGTCGACGCCGCGATTCCCCTGGAGACCCGGTGA
- a CDS encoding response regulator encodes MILTADGIDVVAEATDGAEAVDAVRRTRPDVVLMDIRMPELDGLEATRRILTGAPDEPRVIMLTTFDLDHYVYAALTAGASGFLLKDVTPEHLVAAVRMVRSGDALLAPAITRRLVERFAQHETGPPAGHRELATLTARELEVLRLLAQGLSNAELAAHLHLSEATVKTHVARILAKLGLRDRVQAVVLAYRTGLVTPA; translated from the coding sequence ATGATCCTCACCGCCGACGGCATCGACGTGGTCGCCGAGGCCACCGACGGCGCCGAGGCCGTCGACGCCGTCCGCCGCACCCGTCCGGACGTGGTGCTGATGGACATCCGCATGCCGGAGCTCGACGGCCTGGAAGCCACCCGCCGCATCCTCACCGGCGCGCCGGACGAGCCCCGGGTCATCATGCTGACCACATTCGACCTGGACCACTATGTCTATGCGGCGCTGACCGCCGGAGCCAGCGGCTTCCTGCTCAAGGATGTGACCCCGGAACACCTGGTCGCCGCGGTCCGCATGGTCCGCTCCGGCGACGCCCTGCTGGCCCCGGCGATCACCCGCCGCCTGGTCGAACGCTTCGCCCAGCACGAGACCGGCCCGCCCGCCGGCCACCGCGAGCTGGCCACCCTGACCGCCCGCGAGCTGGAGGTCCTGCGCCTGCTGGCGCAGGGCCTCAGCAACGCCGAACTCGCCGCCCACCTGCACCTCTCCGAAGCGACAGTGAAAACCCACGTCGCCCGCATTCTCGCCAAACTCGGCCTGCGCGACCGCGTCCAGGCCGTCGTCCTCGCCTACCGCACCGGCCTGGTCACCCCGGCCTGA